In the genome of Cherax quadricarinatus isolate ZL_2023a chromosome 28, ASM3850222v1, whole genome shotgun sequence, the window aggtcaaagccaggaggacagaggtcttctgctaaaactgtcttccctacttccaactttaacagtcaccgtcttgttgaatcctctctaatacacaactttccttgtatgaatcttagtcctgggtTCGTctttgtagatgccttcctctcccactacactgtaaaatgctccaaacttccgaacacccgtgacttaacctgattcctcattttttcttcttctccctcttcccctttcctctttcctttttttctttcttctgtcgcgtgtttctgttccttcattattattTCATCACtttcccttccccccacctctgtgcacttgctctccctctgtgggcaactagctcccttgcagtgctcccgtctctatacagtggacccccgcatagcgaacttaatccgtgcaagagggctggtcgttatgcgaaatgttcgctatgcgaattaattttccccataagaaataatggaaataaaattaatccgtgcaagacacccaaaagtatgaaaaaaaattttttttaccacaaaaaaatgttaattttagtacacacaaactgaaaaaggcatgcacaattacatgacacttacttttattgaagatctggtgatgattgatgggatgggaggaggggagagagagtgttagtgtttagaaggggaatccccttccattaacacttgaggaggcaagtccttttccggggttacttcccttcttcttttaatgccactaggaccagcttcagagtcactggacttctttctgtccatagagctctgtacctcccgttcctttacgatttgtctaaaatgggccataacattgtcattgaaatagtcaccagcacgccttgcaacagctgtgtcagggtgattttcatccataaaggtttgcagttcaacccactgtgcacacatttccttaatttttgaagtaggcacaatggattccacaactggcataggcttctcagggttagccccaaactcttcaaaatctttcttaatttccatactaattctcaccctttttaccacagggttggcactagaagctttcttggggcccatggtcacttattttcaacaaacagaaccgaaaacactgtaataatacgaaatattccgagtgtatgcttgaatgttaccgcggaggctagctggtaaacaatgggacaggcggcacatgtgaggctggctgaggccgcacattggacgcgtctcggacgaagttcgctgagcgggtttttgtctactatgcggggcaaaattttagcgatcaaagcgttcgctatgcggaatgttcgctatgcaaggcgttcgctatgcgggggtccactgtatttgactggctcctcctccttagttccccactactactactactactactactactactactactactactactactactaccaccaccaccaccactaccaccactactaccaccactactactaccaccactactactaccaccaccactactaccaccactactactaccaccactactactactaccactactactactactactactactactactactactactactactactaccactactactaccactattaccactactactaccactactactactaccactactactactactatactactaccactactactactactactactactaccactactaccactactactactactactattaccactactactactactactactactaccactactgctactactactaccactactactactactaccactactactactactaccactactactactactactaccactactactaccactactactactaccactactactactactactactaccaccactactactactaccaccactaccactactactactaccactactactactaccatcactactactaccactactactactactaccactactactattactactaccactactactactactactaccactactactaccactactactactactaccactactactactactactactactactactactactactactattaccactactaccactactaccactactgctactactactaccactactactactaccactactactactactaccactactactactactaccactactactactaccactaccactactactactaccactactaccactactactactactaccactactactactaccactactactactactactactaccactactactactaccactactactactaccactactactactactaccactactactaccaccaccactactactactactaccactaccactactaacactactactactactaccactactactactactactactaccactactactactactactactactactactaccactactactaccactactactaccactactatcactactactactactaccactactatcactactactactactaccactaccactactactatcaccactacctcttcctgcctatatatagtcgTCGTGCTCCACTTTTGGTTAGTgtggtgtgactttgtaaatggcccaagtcggaccgaaacgtcgtcgtaagctcctctcttctgtgtgcgggttatttgtgtatcgttccagccacagtattgtgcctttttttgttatttattcaaaatggaattcattagtaaagcttgaaaacataactaatcaacagaggaaatgttagtttagtgccaggaatgcctgcattgtttattctggaccctattttgaaattggagtacacctaccatccgacttacgatcgagcttggttccgaccaactggtcgtaagtcaaaatggacataagtcgatccttactactgaatatcaacatcacatttttgtaatgactttattttattgttttattctggtatttcattttttacattactttttatgctgttagtactgtgtttcatACTGTaaagtttaggataaacactgtataCATCACAAACAGTTTCTTATTTcccagaaatctggcatacaaaacacagtcataagtcgagtggtcgtatgtcgagcaggtcgtaagtcagatggtaggtgtattttgaactttgcattaaattggccaaattaccaatttctgatcactttattttgtagttgaaacagttgcttggcgaattcttgtgctcagttgatagaatagaagtaatactagtgaaatagctaagaatttggtcgactggaataatgtaattggcttaaaatgggagtctaagtcggcaaaatcgccaatgcgtaaatattgctgacacatcaaaattcgcgagagcataatttcatcaattttccatcaaatttcgtactttttgttttattaccttcagaaaaagattctctaccatttcataagaaaaaataacaaaattattttttgaaaattcttggacactggtgcacactttgaaatttggcctctggaccttgaaagggttaatatgtcTGGTAGTCATGAATACggcaactaaatatgttttactgGGCATATGTCCATGTCCTGTAGTTGATCAATTAAGTGGACTTCATCCACTTAATTGCACCATTCATTATAACCGAATATTTGGTAGACTGGACACCCCCTCTCCCTATCAATCCATTTTATTAGACGTTTACTGTATGTTAAAATGGGATATTATCTAAGGTAAACAGTTCAAGCATGGTAAAAGTAAAAACATAACAGAAGGCATTATTCTCTCTGTATTCATAACATAGTATAATTTGTACTTACCTGAATCTTGCAACAGCAAGCTGATTGATCATTTTTTGCCGTAAAGCCTCTGCTGAGCTGAGAATCAATGGTTTGGATTCTCTTGTAATTTTTGCCTCTTCCAGCATCTCTGCTAACTTATTcttgtccattttttttttattgtcaaTTTTGGGACTAGATGTTTCACATGCATCAATTTTTGCTTCTTTTTTCTCTCTAATATTTCCTTTCTCTTTGcctatttttttttcatcatattttgtatttttttcaatTAACTCAATGTTTTTATGCCTGTTCTTTCTATTAGTCTCTAAATGTTCATTATCAATTTCAAAATCTGAATCTAAATGCTCTGAATCAATATAATCTTCACTACTTAGCTTTTCTTTTCTTGCAAAGTTTTTCTTATCTGCATGCACTATTGTCATATCTGAAACTGAAGACTTATCATTTAAATGCATCTTTTTCTTTTTTGCTGGCTGAGAGTTATGAAACGTTTCAAAATCTAACTCCTTTAATAAAGTTTTAAAATCTGACTGAAATTTTGGATcacagtcatcatcatcatcagcctcAAAAATTAGGTCCTCATCAGTGTCTTCGGtttccatttttttatttttcttattttgcTTATTACCCAATTGGTTTCTTTGCTTAGATTTTTTAGGTATATTTACTGTAGATGATAGCTTTTCATTTTTCATTGTATTTCCCATAAACTCTACACAAGTTGGACTGTctccaatattttttttcttattttttgagcGTTTTCCAATGTCAATTTTAGCTAATTCTTCACTGTTTTCACCTGAAAGCATCTGATCATCTGGTTCTGTAAAATCAGATGGTTGCGAAGAAATTCCTGAATGAACTTTACACTCATTCATACTGCTGGATTTACCctttttattcctttttttccGTTTTGTTGTACAACTTGCCTTATTGTCAACACTATGTTCACCTACAGTACGTGCACCAGTTAATAATTTACTATTAAATACATAACTCACATTTACATCTGCCTTGCTGTcatattcaacagacttattaACAGTGCTACTTATATTTGATAGCATGTTGTCTTGTgtattcttttctttcttttgttTAGCATTTAACTCactgtatttatttttatttttatttttccttttccTTTTCTTCTTTCGGCAAGTTTTGATTACTAATTGCTCAGCCAAGCCTACATTGTCATTTGTACTACCATTTCCAATTGCTGTTCCAGTATCTTCACTGTTTATATTCTTTGAGATGCCATAAATTTGGTCTCCAGTGCCTTTAATTTTAGgtactttctttttcttctttttatctGTTTTTAACTCTGAAGACTTGTTTGGGAACAACAGGGAACAGGTCTGACTGGCACCAAGAGCATCATTATGTTGTCTCAAACTATTTATagatttctctatttgtcttgGCTGTGGAATTTGCTGGGAAAATTTATTATCTTctgttctttttcttttttttttcttctttaagTTAGCTAATAAACATTTAGATGACTTGGAGCTTAATATCTGAAACAAAAAAAGAATACACAGTGTATAAAACACATTTAAATGAACAACTAAGTTCAACATAATGCATCATGTACTTTATTGCTATATCTTACTACTATCAGTAGGAAAGTCTGGCCTCAGGACAAGCAACAAGAAAAATCACACTTAAAACTGATAAGAAAAATTATTTCTCTATCTCTATTTCTCTATGCTCCTTCATGAAATTATCATGTGAGAGATTAGTGTTACAAATATACAGTGTGTGAGTATGGAGAAAAGAACATTCATCTCACAACTGAAAGTACCCGAGTTAAATTCCAGGCAGAGCAAGATGTGGAAAAGTTTCTGAACACCTGCTACCTCTTCTATTTAGCAGTAAATAGATGCCTACATttgtgttgactgttgtgggtcacatcctgggacaggACCTCAGAAATACCTTGATGGAAATAAGCAACTGATTTTTACTTGAATTACTCTGGGCTATTAACCCCTCAGTGTCTACCATTCTGAATACAATCTTCTTACAGTCTTTGTCATCATATTCAGTAACCCAATTATTTTATAGAAAACAGTTTATTGCGaaaaacaaacaccaacaacactgtcagcaaTTTTGCAAGAACTAAGTTTGTAAAGTACATGAGCAAAGTCAGAGAATGACAACCACCTGTAGAACATGCCAAAAAGCCTACAATTATCATCACCAATGAAGTAATAACCTATTTCTTGCATATCTCTAAAAAGTTAGAGTTTTTGGCTACACtaagataataataaataataatatctttatttctacaagtacatgtacatgtataaggtatacaggcctagctgacatcaatgacatacagtggaccctcaaccagcgatattaatccgttcctgagagctcatcgttaatcaaaataatcgttagtcaagttaattttccccataagaaataatggaaatcaaattaatccgtgcaagacaccccaaagtattgaaaaaaaaaaaattttaccacatgaaatattaattttaatacacacaaactgaagaagacatgcacagttacatgacacttacctttattgaagatctggtgatgattgatgggatgagaggaggggagaccgttgatcttgttagtgtttagaaggggaatccccttccattagcacttgaggcagcaagtctttttctggggttacttcccttgttcttttaatgccactaggaccagcttcagagtcactggacttctgtcgcacaacatatctgtccatagaggcctgtacctcttgttcctttatcctaaagtgtttcacaacattgtcagtgtaatagtcaccagcacggcttgcaatagctgtgtgagggtgattttcatcaaaaaaggtttgcactttaagccacattgcacacatttccttaatctttgaagtaggcaacttcttcaatttctctctcccctcctccgaagcagtttcctcaggtgtggcctcttattgttgaagatgatctagcagctcatcagtggtttgttcttcattgtcctcctccaccaactcttccacatcctccccactaacctcaccaatatgagcactagttccaggcattttttcctgttcacctgggtgttagtcaactgttgtgggtcgcatcctgggggacaagatta includes:
- the LOC128693339 gene encoding glutamic acid-rich protein isoform X2, which gives rise to MSFIIPDWGGGDSFSYHEDLEDPSILSSKSSKCLLANLKKKKKRKRTEDNKFSQQIPQPRQIEKSINSLRQHNDALGASQTCSLLFPNKSSELKTDKKKKKKVPKIKGTGDQIYGISKNINSEDTGTAIGNGSTNDNVGLAEQLVIKTCRKKKRKRKNKNKNKYSELNAKQKKEKNTQDNMLSNISSTVNKSVEYDSKADVNVSYVFNSKLLTGARTVGEHSVDNKASCTTKRKKRNKKGKSSSMNECKVHSGISSQPSDFTEPDDQMLSGENSEELAKIDIGKRSKNKKKNIGDSPTCVEFMGNTMKNEKLSSTVNIPKKSKQRNQLGNKQNKKNKKMETEDTDEDLIFEADDDDDCDPKFQSDFKTLLKELDFETFHNSQPAKKKKMHLNDKSSVSDMTIVHADKKNFARKEKLSSEDYIDSEHLDSDFEIDNEHLETNRKNRHKNIELIEKNTKYDEKKIGKEKGNIREKKEAKIDACETSSPKIDNKKKMDKNKLAEMLEEAKITRESKPLILSSAEALRQKMINQLAVARFRMVNEALYTSSSLDAVKMFTHDHEAFKDYHAGYQAQVKCWPVNPQDLIVQWLCKKGIMKIAEVESRFGDVQQFLNLLMKFGFHCIQKDTNGKYFFLFEFKKIRKLKKTIALPNIILKPCIYKKR
- the LOC128693339 gene encoding glutamic acid-rich protein isoform X1; translated protein: MSFIIPDWGGGDSFSYHEDLEDPSILSSKSSKCLLANLKKKKKRKRTEDNKFSQQIPQPRQIEKSINSLRQHNDALGASQTCSLLFPNKSSELKTDKKKKKKVPKIKGTGDQIYGISKNINSEDTGTAIGNGSTNDNVGLAEQLVIKTCRKKKRKRKNKNKNKYSELNAKQKKEKNTQDNMLSNISSTVNKSVEYDSKADVNVSYVFNSKLLTGARTVGEHSVDNKASCTTKRKKRNKKGKSSSMNECKVHSGISSQPSDFTEPDDQMLSGENSEELAKIDIGKRSKNKKKNIGDSPTCVEFMGNTMKNEKLSSTVNIPKKSKQRNQLGNKQNKKNKKMETEDTDEDLIFEADDDDDCDPKFQSDFKTLLKELDFETFHNSQPAKKKKMHLNDKSSVSDMTIVHADKKNFARKEKLSSEDYIDSEHLDSDFEIDNEHLETNRKNRHKNIELIEKNTKYDEKKIGKEKGNIREKKEAKIDACETSSPKIDNKKKMDKNKLAEMLEEAKITRESKPLILSSAEALRQKMINQLAVARFRMVNEALYTSSSLDAVKMFTHDHEAFKDYHAGYQAQVKCWPVNPQDLIVQWLCKKPKEWVVADFGCGKAVLSLLVPQQKVHSLDLVATNSRVTACDMAHTPLNSASVDVVVFCLSLMGTNIKDFIVEANRVLKEGGIMKIAEVESRFGDVQQFLNLLMKFGFHCIQKDTNGKYFFLFEFKKIRKLKKTIALPNIILKPCIYKKR